One Phoenix dactylifera cultivar Barhee BC4 chromosome 8, palm_55x_up_171113_PBpolish2nd_filt_p, whole genome shotgun sequence genomic window carries:
- the LOC103722735 gene encoding 5'-methylthioadenosine/S-adenosylhomocysteine nucleosidase-like isoform X10: protein MAPPVKNAVRAAAAPTEEWSSQPEVTAAHPPKNAAGDGDRRPISTVLIIIAMQTEALPLVNKFHLSEDIDGSLFPKGVPWVRYHGIYKELHINLVWTGKDSILVEFSKFGCVLAGVDSIGTISASLVSYASIQALKPDLIINAGTAGGFKAKGACVADVYLVSNVAFHDRRIPIHVNYLYGIGARQTFSTPNLIDELNLKVGKLSTGDSLDMSPQDEVLILANDAVVKDMEGAAVAYVADLLSVPAIFIKAVTNTVDGQKSIAEEFLQNLIAVCTTLAQTVSQVVDFISGKCLSEL, encoded by the exons ATGGCCCCTCCGGTGAAGAACGCCGTCCGGGCGGCGGCGGCACCGACGGAAGAGTGGTCCTCCCAGCCCGAGGTGACAGCCGCCCACCCGCCGAAAAACGCTGCTGGCGACGGCGATCGACGCCCCATCTCGACTGTCCTCATCATCATAG CGATGCAGACGGAGGCGCTCCCCCTCGTCAACAAGTTCCATCTCTCCGAAGACATCGATGGATCCCT GTTCCCAAAAGGTGTTCCATGGGTCAGGTACCATGGTATATACAAGGAACTGCATATAAATTTAGTCTGGACAGGGAAAGATTCAATTCTGG TTGAGTTCTCAAAATTTGGTTGTGTTTTAGCAGGAGTTGATAGTATAGGCACAATATCAGCATCTCTTGTGTCATATGCTTCTATACAAGCCTTGAAGCCAGATCTTATTATCAATGCAGGTACTGCTGGTGGCTTTAAG GCAAAAGGAGCGTGTGTTGCAGATGTCTACCTTGTGTCAAATGTTGCTTTTCATGATAGAAGGATACCAAtccat GTTAATTATTTGTATGGAATTGGAGCTCGGCAAACCTTCTCTACTCCTAATCTTATTGATGAACTTAACTTGAAG GTGGGAAAATTGTCTACTGGTGATTCCTTGGATATGTCCCCACAAGATGAAGTATTAATTCTAGCAAATGATGCTGTGGTTAAAGATATGGAG GGAGCAGCAGTGGCTTATGTGGCTGACTTACTCTCGGTCCCAGCAATCTTTATCAAAGCTGTGACAAACACTGTTGATGGACAGAAGTCCATTGCAGAGGAGTTCTTGCAAAACTTGATTGCAGTATGCACGACACTGGCCCAGACCGTCAGCCAGGTGGTTGATTTTATAAGTGGTAAATGCCTCTCTGAGCTTTGA
- the LOC103722735 gene encoding 5'-methylthioadenosine/S-adenosylhomocysteine nucleosidase-like isoform X15 — protein sequence MAPPVKNAVRAAAAPTEEWSSQPEVTAAHPPKNAAGDGDRRPISTVLIIIAMQTEALPLVNKFHLSEDIDGSLFPKGVPWVRYHGIYKELHINLVWTGKDSILGVDSIGTISASLVSYASIQALKPDLIINAGTAGGFKAKGACVADVYLVSNVAFHDRRIPIHVGKLSTGDSLDMSPQDEVLILANDAVVKDMEGAAVAYVADLLSVPAIFIKAVTNTVDGQKSIAEEFLQNLIAVCTTLAQTVSQVVDFISGKCLSEL from the exons ATGGCCCCTCCGGTGAAGAACGCCGTCCGGGCGGCGGCGGCACCGACGGAAGAGTGGTCCTCCCAGCCCGAGGTGACAGCCGCCCACCCGCCGAAAAACGCTGCTGGCGACGGCGATCGACGCCCCATCTCGACTGTCCTCATCATCATAG CGATGCAGACGGAGGCGCTCCCCCTCGTCAACAAGTTCCATCTCTCCGAAGACATCGATGGATCCCT GTTCCCAAAAGGTGTTCCATGGGTCAGGTACCATGGTATATACAAGGAACTGCATATAAATTTAGTCTGGACAGGGAAAGATTCAATTCTGG GAGTTGATAGTATAGGCACAATATCAGCATCTCTTGTGTCATATGCTTCTATACAAGCCTTGAAGCCAGATCTTATTATCAATGCAGGTACTGCTGGTGGCTTTAAG GCAAAAGGAGCGTGTGTTGCAGATGTCTACCTTGTGTCAAATGTTGCTTTTCATGATAGAAGGATACCAAtccat GTGGGAAAATTGTCTACTGGTGATTCCTTGGATATGTCCCCACAAGATGAAGTATTAATTCTAGCAAATGATGCTGTGGTTAAAGATATGGAG GGAGCAGCAGTGGCTTATGTGGCTGACTTACTCTCGGTCCCAGCAATCTTTATCAAAGCTGTGACAAACACTGTTGATGGACAGAAGTCCATTGCAGAGGAGTTCTTGCAAAACTTGATTGCAGTATGCACGACACTGGCCCAGACCGTCAGCCAGGTGGTTGATTTTATAAGTGGTAAATGCCTCTCTGAGCTTTGA
- the LOC103722735 gene encoding 5'-methylthioadenosine/S-adenosylhomocysteine nucleosidase-like isoform X14, whose translation MAPPVKNAVRAAAAPTEEWSSQPEVTAAHPPKNAAGDGDRRPISTVLIIIAMQTEALPLVNKFHLSEDIDGSLFPKGVPWVRYHGIYKELHINLVWTGKDSILGVDSIGTISASLVSYASIQALKPDLIINAGTAGGFKAKGACVADVYLVSNVAFHDRRIPIHVNYLYGIGARQTFSTPNLIDELNLKVGKLSTGDSLDMSPQDEVLILANDAVVKDMEGAAVAYVADLLSVPAIFIKAVTNTVDGQKSIAEEFLQNLIAVCTTLAQTVSQVVDFISGKCLSEL comes from the exons ATGGCCCCTCCGGTGAAGAACGCCGTCCGGGCGGCGGCGGCACCGACGGAAGAGTGGTCCTCCCAGCCCGAGGTGACAGCCGCCCACCCGCCGAAAAACGCTGCTGGCGACGGCGATCGACGCCCCATCTCGACTGTCCTCATCATCATAG CGATGCAGACGGAGGCGCTCCCCCTCGTCAACAAGTTCCATCTCTCCGAAGACATCGATGGATCCCT GTTCCCAAAAGGTGTTCCATGGGTCAGGTACCATGGTATATACAAGGAACTGCATATAAATTTAGTCTGGACAGGGAAAGATTCAATTCTGG GAGTTGATAGTATAGGCACAATATCAGCATCTCTTGTGTCATATGCTTCTATACAAGCCTTGAAGCCAGATCTTATTATCAATGCAGGTACTGCTGGTGGCTTTAAG GCAAAAGGAGCGTGTGTTGCAGATGTCTACCTTGTGTCAAATGTTGCTTTTCATGATAGAAGGATACCAAtccat GTTAATTATTTGTATGGAATTGGAGCTCGGCAAACCTTCTCTACTCCTAATCTTATTGATGAACTTAACTTGAAG GTGGGAAAATTGTCTACTGGTGATTCCTTGGATATGTCCCCACAAGATGAAGTATTAATTCTAGCAAATGATGCTGTGGTTAAAGATATGGAG GGAGCAGCAGTGGCTTATGTGGCTGACTTACTCTCGGTCCCAGCAATCTTTATCAAAGCTGTGACAAACACTGTTGATGGACAGAAGTCCATTGCAGAGGAGTTCTTGCAAAACTTGATTGCAGTATGCACGACACTGGCCCAGACCGTCAGCCAGGTGGTTGATTTTATAAGTGGTAAATGCCTCTCTGAGCTTTGA
- the LOC103722735 gene encoding 5'-methylthioadenosine/S-adenosylhomocysteine nucleosidase-like isoform X6, whose product MAPPVKNAVRAAAAPTEEWSSQPEVTAAHPPKNAAGDGDRRPISTVLIIIAMQTEALPLVNKFHLSEDIDGSLFPKGVPWVRYHGIYKELHINLVWTGKDSILGVDSIGTISASLVSYASIQALKPDLIINAGTAGGFKAKGACVADVYLVSNVAFHDRRIPIHVNYLYGIGARQTFSTPNLIDELNLKVGKLSTGDSLDMSPQDEVLILANDAVVKDMEGAAVAYVADLLSVPAIFIKAVTNTVDGQKSIAEEFLQNLIAVCTTLAQTVSQVVDFISGVYQIIGIRKSTSVYRKLYINTDEYYILKIMYQFA is encoded by the exons ATGGCCCCTCCGGTGAAGAACGCCGTCCGGGCGGCGGCGGCACCGACGGAAGAGTGGTCCTCCCAGCCCGAGGTGACAGCCGCCCACCCGCCGAAAAACGCTGCTGGCGACGGCGATCGACGCCCCATCTCGACTGTCCTCATCATCATAG CGATGCAGACGGAGGCGCTCCCCCTCGTCAACAAGTTCCATCTCTCCGAAGACATCGATGGATCCCT GTTCCCAAAAGGTGTTCCATGGGTCAGGTACCATGGTATATACAAGGAACTGCATATAAATTTAGTCTGGACAGGGAAAGATTCAATTCTGG GAGTTGATAGTATAGGCACAATATCAGCATCTCTTGTGTCATATGCTTCTATACAAGCCTTGAAGCCAGATCTTATTATCAATGCAGGTACTGCTGGTGGCTTTAAG GCAAAAGGAGCGTGTGTTGCAGATGTCTACCTTGTGTCAAATGTTGCTTTTCATGATAGAAGGATACCAAtccat GTTAATTATTTGTATGGAATTGGAGCTCGGCAAACCTTCTCTACTCCTAATCTTATTGATGAACTTAACTTGAAG GTGGGAAAATTGTCTACTGGTGATTCCTTGGATATGTCCCCACAAGATGAAGTATTAATTCTAGCAAATGATGCTGTGGTTAAAGATATGGAG GGAGCAGCAGTGGCTTATGTGGCTGACTTACTCTCGGTCCCAGCAATCTTTATCAAAGCTGTGACAAACACTGTTGATGGACAGAAGTCCATTGCAGAGGAGTTCTTGCAAAACTTGATTGCAGTATGCACGACACTGGCCCAGACCGTCAGCCAGGTGGTTGATTTTATAAGTG GTGTATATCAAATAATCGGTATCAGAAAGTCGACAAGTGTATATCGCAAACTGTATATCAATACTGATGAGtattatattttgaaaataatgtaTCAATTTGCTTAG